Sequence from the Thermocoleostomius sinensis A174 genome:
GAACTGCAAGATATGTTGAATGAGGGCGAAGACGCTGAGGTAACGTGCCACTTTTGCGGCGAGGTGTATAAAGCTAATAGCGACCAACTTGAGCAACTCTTGCAGGAACTTCGGGCAGAGTCATCGTCTTAGATTCTGGTGGGATTTGTATTGCCCATCCTAAAGATTCTGTAGCGATCGATGGGAAATGTCACGATTTTTAACCAATGTGTGCTTGAATTTTTCAGGGTCGTATAACTAGAGAGGGTTGGAAGTGTTCTATTCCAGCCAATTCAGGAGGAAGTTCATGCAGGTATTGAGGCAGCACATTCGTCAAAGGTCAGGTTGCGCTGTGGTTGCTGTTTTAAGCTTGCTCGTCACAAGCTGCACTGAAAGTCGGGTGGCACAATGCCAAAAGCTGATTGATGTGGCCAACCAGGTGGTGACTGATGTTCAAACGGTAGCTCAAAACGCCAGCGCCACCAGTACGAATGGCGATACAGCCAATCGCAATAACAATAACAGCACTGACAGCGTTGCCGTCATCACCAAAGTCGCAGAAGCCGCAGAAAAGGCCCGCGTCAACATGCAAGCCCTATCACTGGATGACGAAACCTTGGTTGGGTTTCAGACTCGTTATGCTGATATGTATACCGAGATTCGCCAAACCACGCGTGATATGTTAGCAGCGGCTGAAGCTAGAGATCAAGAAGCAGGCAGAGAAGCCTACGATAACTTCAAAACAGCTACCAGTCGCGAGGCTGGACTGGTGGAGGAAATTAATGCCTATTGTGCCACTCGCTAGGGATAGCGCGATCGATTGCCCTAGATCGCTCCATACCGGGCAATGGGTGTCAGATGAGACAACGGCTCGTGTGAGTTGATTGGCTCTTGATTAGACAACCAAGCCCACAGTTGATCACCCCAAGAGAAATGCCACCACTCACGAGGATGCTGGCGAAAACCAGCGAACTCCATGCTGTGCCGTAATAGCTGGCGATGCTGATGGAATCTGCTACCCCCCACCTGATCAGCAAAATAATTTGGATAGGAGCGAGGCGTCATCTCGTCGATCGGTGATCCCATATCTACCACTGCGCCGATTGCATCCACTAACGTCACATCGATCGCAGCCCCGGTACTATGGGGTGGGGGAGTTGTCGGATCAGAACTGGGAACGGCCCAGAATTGATAGACCTGTTGCCAACAGCGTTCTCGTTGCGCCTCAGTCAATTCATCAAGCCGCAGCCCCTGATCTGCCACGACTTGGGCAAAGCTATAGTTCACCATATACTGCTGCACCGCCAGCGGCCGGTAGGCATCAAAAATCTGAATTCGCCAGCGAGGACACCGATCTTGCAGCGCAGCTTGAGCCTGTAGCAACCGTTCCACCACCGTTTGGCGTAGGTAATAGGGTGATTTATCGCCGTAGGGGGCCCCAGCTTTGACATAGGGATGGGGATGCTCAACAGCAAAGTGATTGCAAGGAATGGCAACGAGTGGTTCTCCACACTCCACGATCGGAATTTTTTGATAGGGCTTCATAGGAGTGATGGAATCATCGACAATTGGTTCGCTGTTTAAGTAAGGGTAGACACGTCAGTACTGCCCTTGCTTTCATTTTTACCCAATCGTTTCTTCCGATTCCCCCATCATCTTGCCCCGAATTGACAGAAAAAACTCAACTTGCACCGCTCCAAATTGAATTAAATCGCCATCCTTCAGGGCTGTGCGATCGGCGGGGTTTAGTCGTTGTTCATTCACCCAAGTACCATTTAGGCTACCCAAATCGGTGATGTAGAATCCAGACGGATAATGCCCAATGACAGCATGACAACGCGAAACAGACTTATGAGGAACTTGAATGGCACAAACGCGGCTGCGACCAATGAGCCAACTTGACGAAACAGGTGTCACCTCAGTAACGTGTGGCTCGATCGCGTTGGTGGCCAAGAACGCGACGCAACCTGCCGTCACCGCTTGAATATAGCGCTTCGATCGCTGACAGCGTTGAGGAGCTTTGAGGACAGGAGCCATAAGGGCAGATACGTCCTCTAACTCATACTCATCAAGCAGCGACTCGGATAATGCTGGCTGGTGTGCCAGTAACTGAAAAGACGGATTAGAGCAATTGGATGAAGAATCAGAAGGATTCAATAGCATTTTGTAATAGGGAGGCTGAAAACGTGAATCAATCCAGTGATCGCCTAGCGATCGATCGAGCACACTCCACTGCATCGAAAAAACCTGGCAATGATTCTTGCGTTTCTTGGCACCTGTCCTTGAAAGGGTTCTTACCTTTGCCAACGGGTAAATGACCAGATGGATTTGCCCTACCATCGGTTAACTATCTTGGGACTGCGGCACAAGACCGAAATGCGGAAATCACTCTGTTACCTAAGCCCAATAGAGGCAAATCGCACGAGGGATTGCCCGATTCGGCAAAATTATCTGAATGCAAAAATTGAACCATCACCCTTGGCAGTGCTACCCTGTTTCATCAACGCTACTTAGACAGCCAGTCAGCAATCCCTTCTATGAAGAATTGCCACAGAAGAATTGCCACAACCTGTCAAGCAACTTGCCAAGTAGAGTGGAGATACTGCAAGGGTAATCCTACTTCCGCTAGTTTTGCAACTCTACATTTGGTGGATTTTATCAACACTTTACTAAATGTAAGAAAAGCCAAGTATTGCGTAAACCAGTGAGTCTAATTGCTTAGTTTGGTGGCAGATCAATCGAGGCAACATCCATGACGTTGACACAACGAACAGTCCTTATCGGCAGAAATTGACGTATGACCTTGATTTGATTCAGCCATCCCAAACCAGTTTGCCGCCAACTAAAAATTACTAGTTAATCGCTTCGCCAAGGCAGACAAGAAGTTTTACAATAAAAATCGACCTTATTGACGACTCTGACAGACACTTAGCCAATTCATCTCCAAAAGCATCGGTCAAGTTTTGAATCCTTGAATCGCATCAACACTCAACCGATGATCATCCATTTTTGCAACCTACTAGGTAGAATTTGACATTGTAAATATGTCAAGACTGATACTGGTTAAGGCTGAAATTGATATGCAATTACTTTGCCTTGTTCGATTGTATTGCTCAATTGTCATAAAACAAGTCCCTTAGTTTTTGTTGAGTTGTTGCTTGTCAGAAAGTAATAGAAAAACAATAAACGTTTTGAAACGTGAGCGCCTATCAACCTCGTTTGTTTAAAAGCAGAATCTACTGTATTGCTAGGGCTATTCAAACCATCCCCTAGTAACTGCATAATTATCTTAGTTGATTCTTAGTTAACTGATTATTTTGAAGTATTTAGCCACCTAGCTACGTTTGGGTTTATCTATGAAGTCTTACCTTGCTGCTGCTGTGCAAATGACCAGCCTACCGGATCTGTCCAAAAATCTTGCTCAAGCAGAAGAT
This genomic interval carries:
- a CDS encoding M15 family metallopeptidase; amino-acid sequence: MKPYQKIPIVECGEPLVAIPCNHFAVEHPHPYVKAGAPYGDKSPYYLRQTVVERLLQAQAALQDRCPRWRIQIFDAYRPLAVQQYMVNYSFAQVVADQGLRLDELTEAQRERCWQQVYQFWAVPSSDPTTPPPHSTGAAIDVTLVDAIGAVVDMGSPIDEMTPRSYPNYFADQVGGSRFHQHRQLLRHSMEFAGFRQHPREWWHFSWGDQLWAWLSNQEPINSHEPLSHLTPIARYGAI
- a CDS encoding FHA domain-containing protein; its protein translation is MQWSVLDRSLGDHWIDSRFQPPYYKMLLNPSDSSSNCSNPSFQLLAHQPALSESLLDEYELEDVSALMAPVLKAPQRCQRSKRYIQAVTAGCVAFLATNAIEPHVTEVTPVSSSWLIGRSRVCAIQVPHKSVSRCHAVIGHYPSGFYITDLGSLNGTWVNEQRLNPADRTALKDGDLIQFGAVQVEFFLSIRGKMMGESEETIG